The Neodiprion lecontei isolate iyNeoLeco1 chromosome 2, iyNeoLeco1.1, whole genome shotgun sequence genome segment agagcgAACGAGAAAGGGTGAGCTTTTAGAGCCACGGGTTGCGCGTTCGGTTTTAGCTTTAATTCAAGAGATCCTTTATTGAAAAGACCCGGAGTCTTACTAAATAGTTCAGGAAACATTTTGATCAATCTCACTTCAACCTGGAATACTTCTATCTTATTGACATTATTATCTTCTGTTGACAACCTTTTTGGCCACATTCCGAACTCTCGCAACCACTGCCTCCCTATCAGTGTTGGGCCTTCGTCTCCCGTTATATACAAATTCACAACACGCTCAAGCCCTCCCAACTTTGCTTTTATTTTGGCAATACCCAAGGGaactattttgaaatttccacaGTTATTCAAAACCACTTTCGTACTTTCTAATTTCATACTTGGCACAAGTGCCTTATACTTAACAAAGACATGACTGATACACGAGTACCAGTATCACCTTCCATATCTACCTCTGCTCCGTCAATATTTACAGTAATATACATCAGCGCTTCTACGCTGTCTTCTACGAGAGAATTTATCTGTATGAGTGAAGAATCCTTCGTTGTATCCGTACTGTTGCCACTAGCATCCTCGGCCGTCTATTCCAGATACCTCACTTGCTGCTTTCCACCCGATAATGCTCCATGTTTGCTACTGCAAACTCGCTCCATGTGTCCTTTTTTTCACAGAATGTACAGGTTTACCACCTGTgacggaaattttttgttcagtgGTTTGGTCCTCCACAACAATAGCAACTCCTTGGACTTATGGCACTTTTACTTCCAGTATTCCGGATAGGCGGCTTCATTACTACGCCGCTCTTgccccttttctttttctttatgaaaTTCACGTCTTGATCTCATTTTCCGGAACAGAAATATTACCCTTATGTTTGCATCAGCCTTAGCCTTTTCTTGGCGTACTGCTATTTTATAAGCCTTATCAAAAGTCAACTTCTTCTCTCGAAATGATAATACTCGCGACTCTTCCTGTCTTAGTCCACACACCAATTGATCACGAAGTGCTGCACTCAAGTCCTGAATATTGCAATAAATTGCTAACTTTCTCAACCATGCCACGAACTCTGAAACAGATTCTGTGGTCAATTGCGCCGCTTGATGAAATTTACCCCTCTCAACGGCTTCGGACGGTTGCGGACACAAGTGATTTTTGATCATCAATTGTAACTCCTCGAAAGTCTTATCTTTCGGCTTCTGCGGTGCACATGAATCTCGGATCAACGTATAAGTCTTACGGCTGATTTTTGTGAGCATAActgctttttgtttttccgcatctgTTATGCCCGATGCAATGAAATACAATTCTGAACGCTCTGTGAAAGTCTCCAAATGATCTTCACTGGCGTCGaattctaattttattttgctttCTGCCATTATGATTATGTTTGGTGATTCACCTTCGGGTGTACCTTCTGATGTTGGCTCTCTGTCTAACTATCGTCCGTCGACGTCTAGAGTATCAAGCGATTCATCGTTGCTGTCCTCACTTTCAGCCAAAACTGCTTGGACTAACAATTTTCTCAGAATGTCCACTGAATATTCCGGAGTTACTTCCACCTTATATGCTTTCAGCACTACTAATAATTGTTCTTTTGAGTGTCTATATATCCAGGATGTAGCTGGCTTTCCTTTTGGCATCGATGCTCCGTTATGCGCACGGCACTTTTATACACTTTTACACACTTTTGTGTACCTGTTTGTACGTATTCTCACAACGCACTTTTTATACACGCATGTTTCTTGAAATCCTCGTAGCCAAAATGTTATGTTTATGCATTAAGGGATTCAGAAATATACAATAAACACAGTGTACACGAAACACGTTCAATCAGGAAACTCAGATATACAATATTATGACCCACGACCTACCGGTCTGGACACCGGCAATGTACTGATCCTTTTCATACTCTCATTCCTATTCATTCCTGTATTTACTGACAAGTTCATATATCCTATAATTTTCGGACATAATTCAAAGTCGAGTCAGCCTAGACCctagaaatatttattaatcaaaattatttctatacaATACGCGTCGAATCCAAACGAATTaaagaacaacaacaaaaagTGCGAATATTTATGATTTAGTGCACAATAGGCATGTGCTTTTTCATACGGatagaaatcaaaaatttttaaataacaaaatattacaattttattgaaacatttttattcactgCACAATAGTAATGTGTATTTTCCGTACAGATAGgaaacataaatttttccaaacgatgaaacaaacatttttcaacaataaataatattaataatgcGTTAAACTGCAGAACTGTggaaataaatcgatttttaccCCAATCGAAATTTATCCGATAgcgaaattttcatcgcaGACCCTCGACAATTACCGCATTATCATAGATTATCCAGCTTCGTAAGACCCGAGGAACTCTACTGTTCTTCTTGCCGACGCACGACGGGATGAAATTAATGTTTCCTTGGTGAATACTTCATATGGAGCATTCCACCCGAATTCGATCAGGCTCCGACCCTCACCCTTTTCGATTCGACTCGAAATTAGACACTGTCCAAGGAGTTCGCTCTATCGTTGTTGCATATTCTACAGACAAAACAGAAATTTTGTTGTAATTAATATGAAGATACAGGTAAAAACAAAGCGggtcaaaattttatatacgGCAAGTCATTGaacaatcatatttttttctatggGCAAAAATTAGTATGCAATAACTTAATATTTCGTAAACAAATTATACGCGTTGACTCATttaacaaagagaaaaaattgtgacCGGAGATTTACCTTTGGTACATTGAAGACAGACAGCTGCCGTCGTCCTAAGCGCTTGCAGTCTGCTCTGCTAGCATCTCGCCCAGTTCGGCAGCCTGGGTAGGAACAATATCTTCCATTGCGCACTCTCCTACCAGAAATAAActcaaaatcaaatttgtgATTCCACATGACAATATATGAAATTTAACCTCACTTTCATGCTCGTTTTATTCAATCCGTAGATTACAATTCaataaagtattgaaaatagCACATCTTTGAAAAATACCATTTTCTCACCTGCTAAGATATAATGTGGGGCAAACACTCACTACACCCTACGACGctgatttttattacaataaaaacTTCTTTGGAAAACTCGTTTATACTTGCAAAGATGAAAAGCCAAGAG includes the following:
- the LOC107227239 gene encoding uncharacterized protein LOC107227239, giving the protein MAESKIKLEFDASEDHLETFTERSELYFIASGITDAEKQKAVMLTKISRKTYTLIRDSCAPQKPKDKTFEELQLMIKNHLCPQPSEAVERGKFHQAAQLTTESVSEFVAWLRKLAIYCNIQDLSAALRDQLVCGLRQEESRVLSFREKKLTFDKAYKIAVRQEKAKADANIRVIFLFRKMRSRREFHKEKEKGQERRSNEAAYPEYWK